The nucleotide sequence GCGAGGAAGGACTTACTCGCCCTCGTCGTCGGTCTCGGTCGGCGGCGCCAGATTCTCCAGGCCGCGCAGAAGGTCGTCCTCGCTCATGCGATCGAACTGCACGTCCTTGTCGTCGGAGGACGACTGGGGCGCGACGGCCGCGGCAGCGGGCGAGCTCGACAGGAGCGGCACGGTCTCGGCCTCGGGCTCGTCCACCTCGACGTATTTCTGCATCGAGTGGATGAGCTGCTCCTTGAGATCCTCGGCCGTGATGGTCTCGTCGCCGATCTCGCGCAGGGCCACGACCGGGTTCTTGTCGCGGTCGCGCTCGACGGTCAGAGGGGCGCCGGCGGCGAGCAGGCGCGCGCGGTGGCTGGCGAGCAGGACCAGCTCGAAGCGGTTCTCGACCTTCTCGATGCAGTCTTCGACGGTGACGCGAGCCATGCGAGGCGGCTCCTTCCTCAGGCGCGGATACGAACGATATGCGTGATGAACGGGCTTCCTACACCGGATGCCGCTGCGCAACAAGTCGCCGGGCAGGTTGAGAATCCGCTCCTCCCGGTCCACATGGAAAGCGGCGCCGGCTGATCCCGGCGCCGCTCCCGGCCGGCCTTGAACCGGCGCCAGCGGACCCGAGGATTTCCACATGTTCATCCAGACTGAAGCCACGCCGAACCCCGCCACGCTGAAGTTCCTGCCCGGACGCGTGGTGCTGCCCGAGGGCACCTTCGAGGCGCGCGACGCCGCCGGGGCCGAGCGCTCGCCGCTCGCCACCGCCCTGTTCGCGGTGCCAGGCGTGAGCGGCGTCTATTTCGGGCACGATTTCATATCGGTCACCAAGGCCGACGGTGTGAACGAGTGGCCGCAGGTCAAGCCGGCCGTGCTCGGGGCGATCATGGATCACTTCCAGTCCGGCCGCCCGGTGCTGGCCGAGGGCACGGCGCTGGCCGAGGACGAGACGGAAGAATTCTACGACGAGGCCGACCACGACACGGTCGTCACCATCAAGGACCTGCTCGAGACCCGCGTGCGCCCGGCAGTGGCGGGCGACGGCGGCGACATCACCTTCCGCGGCTACCGCGACGGCATCGTCTATCTCGAGATGAAGGGCGCCTGCTCGGGCTGCCCGTCCTCAACTGCGACCCTGCGCCAGGGCGTGCAGAACCTGTTCCGCCACTTCCTCCCCTCCGTGCGGGAAGTGCAGGCGATCTGAACGCCCGGCACACGGGCATGGGTGCAACACCGCCGCGCTTCCTTAAGGAGACCGGCGCCCGATGCCCTGACGGGAGCGGTCATTTCGTCCTAAACTGATGCCGATGGCGGGCGCCTGTGGCCCGCCGCCGGATGGAATCGACGTTTGCGGATCCTTGCCATCGATACGGCGCTCGAAGCCTGCGCGGCTTGCGTGGCCACCGACGACAGCGACGACCTGCTCGCCGAGGAGTCGATGCCGCTCGTGCGCGGCCATGCCGAGGCGTTGCTACCGCTGATCGAGCGGGTCATGGCCCGGGTCGAGGGCGGCTTCAAGGGGCTCGACCGGGTCGCGGTCACGGTCGGACCGGGCAGCTATACGGGGCTACGCGTCGGCCTCTCCGCCGCCCGCGCCATCGGGCTTGCCGCGGGCATCCCTGTCGTCGGGGTGACGACCCTCTCGGCCCTGCTGGCGCCGCAGCTCGCCCTCAACGGCGAGGATACGGTCGTCGCCGCGATCGATGCGCGCCACGGCGCCGTCTACCTCCAGGCCATGAGCGTCGGGCAAGGGACGGTGATTCCGCCCCGGCACGTCGCCCTCGAGGAGGCGGTGAGCCTGCTGAACGGCAGGCGGGCGATCCTCACCGGCTCCGGCGCGCCCGCCCTCGCGGCAGCGGCGGGTGCGGCCGGCCTCTCCGTCGAACTCGCCGAGACCGGGGCACCGCAGATCGCCTGGGTCGCATCGCTCGGGCTCGTGGCCGATCCGGATCAGGCGCTGCCGCGCCCCCTCTACCTGCGCGGGCCGGACGCCCAGCCGCAGGACCATGCGAGGCTCGCAAGGGCATGACGCGCACCGTCTCTCCGTTCTGGCCGCTCGACTGGTGGTCCGCGTGGTGGGATGCCTGGGGCTCCGTGCCCTACGTCGCGCCCCTGCGGGATGCGGGCGAGGCGGGCGATCTGGAGAAGCTCCACGCCACCGCCTTCGCCCGCC is from Methylorubrum sp. B1-46 and encodes:
- the rpoZ gene encoding DNA-directed RNA polymerase subunit omega; translation: MARVTVEDCIEKVENRFELVLLASHRARLLAAGAPLTVERDRDKNPVVALREIGDETITAEDLKEQLIHSMQKYVEVDEPEAETVPLLSSSPAAAAVAPQSSSDDKDVQFDRMSEDDLLRGLENLAPPTETDDEGE
- a CDS encoding NifU family protein encodes the protein MFIQTEATPNPATLKFLPGRVVLPEGTFEARDAAGAERSPLATALFAVPGVSGVYFGHDFISVTKADGVNEWPQVKPAVLGAIMDHFQSGRPVLAEGTALAEDETEEFYDEADHDTVVTIKDLLETRVRPAVAGDGGDITFRGYRDGIVYLEMKGACSGCPSSTATLRQGVQNLFRHFLPSVREVQAI
- the tsaB gene encoding tRNA (adenosine(37)-N6)-threonylcarbamoyltransferase complex dimerization subunit type 1 TsaB translates to MRILAIDTALEACAACVATDDSDDLLAEESMPLVRGHAEALLPLIERVMARVEGGFKGLDRVAVTVGPGSYTGLRVGLSAARAIGLAAGIPVVGVTTLSALLAPQLALNGEDTVVAAIDARHGAVYLQAMSVGQGTVIPPRHVALEEAVSLLNGRRAILTGSGAPALAAAAGAAGLSVELAETGAPQIAWVASLGLVADPDQALPRPLYLRGPDAQPQDHARLARA